A portion of the Sphaerochaeta pleomorpha str. Grapes genome contains these proteins:
- a CDS encoding DeoR/GlpR family DNA-binding transcription regulator, producing MIPYVRQSKIYDYIKIRTIVYLDELVEFTKVSMPTVRRDLKVLQDEGKIILLNGGGVKVSEVVDHSVVGRLEVNAEEKFIICAKAAQYVEPNDFIYLGPGTTENYLISFLAGKNVTVVTNGIFHVNKLIEHSIKTILIGGQMDNNLGITYGAEVYDKINKMNFTSCFIGASGVSEKCVSSFDNYTAVINEKVMERSAKKILMVDSTKINNVSHYVFGEIKDFDHIITTDKAVIHFTNIENFVIADKFDI from the coding sequence ATGATTCCCTATGTAAGGCAAAGTAAAATATACGACTACATCAAGATTCGTACTATTGTATATCTTGATGAGTTGGTGGAATTTACAAAAGTCTCAATGCCCACCGTCCGGCGTGATCTGAAAGTACTCCAGGATGAAGGGAAAATAATCCTTCTCAATGGTGGGGGTGTCAAGGTCAGCGAGGTTGTCGATCACTCGGTCGTTGGCCGCCTAGAGGTAAATGCTGAGGAAAAATTTATAATTTGTGCCAAGGCAGCCCAATATGTAGAACCTAATGATTTTATCTATCTGGGGCCGGGTACAACCGAGAACTATCTCATTAGTTTCCTTGCCGGCAAGAATGTCACCGTTGTGACCAATGGAATCTTTCATGTGAATAAATTAATTGAACATTCTATCAAGACAATCCTTATAGGTGGTCAGATGGATAACAATCTGGGCATTACCTATGGGGCGGAAGTATATGATAAAATCAATAAAATGAATTTCACCTCTTGCTTCATCGGGGCAAGCGGAGTATCGGAAAAATGCGTTTCTTCATTTGATAACTACACTGCAGTGATAAATGAAAAAGTAATGGAACGATCGGCAAAAAAGATTCTCATGGTTGATTCTACTAAGATAAACAATGTCTCCCATTATGTATTTGGAGAAATCAAGGACTTTGATCACATCATCACCACAGATAAAGCTGTTATCCATTTCACGAATATTGAAAA